In Malus sylvestris chromosome 16, drMalSylv7.2, whole genome shotgun sequence, the following are encoded in one genomic region:
- the LOC126607661 gene encoding 26S proteasome non-ATPase regulatory subunit 11 homolog, translating to MSSSYLPATTDSIAQALEAKAPSESISILYRVLENPSASPEAIRIKEQAITNLSDLLRQENRADDLRNLLTQLRPFFNLIPKAKTAKIVRIIIDALAKIPDTSELQISLCKEMVQWTRDEKRTFLRQRVEARLASLLMESKEYSEALTLLSGLIKEVRRLDDKLLLVDIDLLESKLHFSLRNLPKAKASLTAARTAANSIYVPPAQQGTIDLQSGILHAEEKDYKTAYSYFFEAFEAFNALEDPRAVFSLKYMLLCKIMVSQADDVAGIISSKAGLQYLGPELDAMKAVADAHSKRSLKLFETALRDFKAQLEEDPIVHRHLSSLYDTLLEQNLCRLIEPFSRVEIAHIAELIELPIDHVEKKLSQMILDKKFAGTLDQGAGCLIIFDDPKTDAIYPATLETISNIGKVVDSLYVRSAKIMA from the coding sequence ATGTCTTCATCGTATCTCCCAGCAACCACTGATTCGATTGCTCAGGCTTTAGAGGCCAAAGCTCCATCTGAATCCATCTCTATTCTTTATCGTGTTCTTGAAAACCCATCAGCATCTCCTGAAGCTATACGGATAAAGGAGCAGGCGATCACAAATCTTTCGGATCTTTTAAGACAAGAAAATCGGGCAGATGATCTTCGTAACCTCCTCACTCAGTTGAGGCCTTTTTTTAACTTGATTCCCAAGGCGAAAACTGCAAAAATTGTCCGCATTATTATTGATGCACTTGCTAAGATACCAGACACATCGGAACTTCAGATTTCCCTTTGCAAAGAAATGGTGCAGTGGACCCGTGATGAGAAGCGAACTTTCCTTAGACAGCGAGTGGAGGCCAGGCTTGCATCTCTTTTGATGGAAAGCAAGGAGTACTCAGAAGCACTAACACTCCTATCGGGCTTGATCAAGGAAGTGAGAAGGCTAGATGACAAGCTTCTTCTTGTGGACATAGATTTGTTGGAGAGTAAGCTCCACTTTTCTTTGAGAAATCTCCCTAAAGCCAAGGCTTCACTCACAGCTGCAAGAACAGCAGCCAATTCTATATATGTGCCTCCAGCTCAGCAAGGAACTATTGATTTGCAGAGCGGGATCCTTCACGCAGAAGAGAAGGACTACAAGACTGCTTACAGTTATTTCTTTGAAGCATTTGAAGCCTTTAATGCTCTTGAAGATCCTCGGGCTGTATTTAGCCTCAAGTATATGTTGCTGTGCAAAATTATGGTGAGCCAGGCTGATGATGTGGCAGGTATAATATCATCAAAAGCGGGCCTGCAGTACTTGGGACCTGAGCTGGATGCTATGAAAGCGGTTGCTGATGCTCACTCGAAGCGTTCTTTGAAGCTTTTTGAGACTGCTCTTCGTGATTTCAAGGCCCAGCTAGAGGAAGACCCTATTGTCCACAGGCACCTCTCCTCCCTGTACGACACTCTGTTGGAACAGAATCTCTGCAGGTTGATCGAGCCTTTCTCAAGGGTGGAGATTGCTCACATTGCAGAACTGATTGAACTGCCAATCGACCATGTGGAGAAGAAACTGTCTCAGATGATTTTGGACAAGAAGTTTGCAGGGACTTTGGACCAGGGCGCTGGATGCCTCATCATCTTTGACGATCCAAAGACAGACGCAATATACCCTGCAACGTTGGAGACCATATCCAACATCGGCAAGGTCGTGGACAGCCTCTACGTGAGGTCTGCTAAGATAATGGCGTGA
- the LOC126607662 gene encoding vesicle transport v-SNARE 12-like, which translates to MSEVFEGYERQYCELSANLSRKSNSAALLPDYEQKKQKFSEIKIGLDDAEALIRKMDLEARSLQPSVKAVLLAKLREYKSDLNKLKREIKRVASPDASQAARDELLEAGMADAHAVSSDQRERMTMSVERLNESSDRITQSRRTILETEELGVSILQDLHQQRETLLHSHQKLNAVDDAIDKSKRVLTAMSRRMTKHKWIIGSVIGALIVAILFILYFKLSH; encoded by the exons ATGAGTGAGGTATTCGAAGGCTACGAGCGTCAGTACTGCGAGCTCTCCGCAAACCTCTCGCGAAAATCCAACTCCGCCGCCCTTCTTCCCGACTATG AGCAGAAGAAGCAGAAATTTTCTGAGATTAAAATTGGACTGGATGATGCCGAAGCTTTG ATTCGGAAAATGGACCTCGAAGCCAGAAGCTTGCAGCCGAGCGTGAAGGCGGTGCTTCTTGCTAAGCTAAGGGAGTATAAATCTGATCTTAATAAGTTGAAAAGGGAAATCAAAAGAGTGGCATCGCCTGATGCCAGTCAGGCTGCTCGGGACGAACTACTGGAGGCAGGAATGGCTGATGCGCATGCG GTTTCTTCTGATCAAAGAGAGAGAATGACAATGTCTGTTGAGAGATTGAATGAATCAAGTGATAGAATCACACAGAGTAGAAGAACGATATTGGAAACCGAAGAGCTTGGTGTTTCCATTCTCCAAGATTTGCATCAACAGCGGGAAACTCTCCTGCATTCCCAtcaaaaa cTTAATGCAGTAGATGACGCCATTGACAAGAGTAAAAGAGTTTTAACTGCCATGTCGCGGAGGATGACAAAGCATAAATGGATCATCGGCTCAGTTATCGGAGCTCTTATCGTTGCAATCCTCTTTATCCTATACTTTAAGCTTTCTCATTAA